In Stigmatopora argus isolate UIUO_Sarg chromosome 17, RoL_Sarg_1.0, whole genome shotgun sequence, the following are encoded in one genomic region:
- the mak gene encoding serine/threonine-protein kinase MAK isoform X4, with protein MMNRYTTLKQLGDGTYGSVLMGRSNESGELVAIKRMKRKFYSWEECMNLREVKSLKKLNHANVVKLKEVIRENDHLYFVFEYMKENLYQLMKDRRKLFPESVIRNIIFQILQGLSFIHKHGFFHRDMKPENLLCMGPELVKIADFGLAREIRSKPPYTDYVSTRWYRAPEVLLRSSTYSSPIDLWAVGCIMAELYTLRPLFPGNSEVDEIFKICQVLGTVKKLDWPEGYQLASAMNFRFPQCVPTPLKTLIPNASREAIALMKDLLQWDPKRRPTAVQALRYPYFQVGQVLGPRPHSQEAKKVQARQIIQKQVSDSRVEPKQSFSEFKASKSPPQNIQQHQPLQPIILPQASKPGDNNQEKASHGNENKIGPDGTGMVKNGRRRWGQTVTKTSDSWDNSDQSDTAVSHSKKPSLGNSQEERNLKKLQPQSLEHKPMYSYSTITKLPNNVMVGPMDPNLPGSAARQHYLSQSRYLPGLISHNQATSGEKVLASLRLRDLWENSSNPFISNGAGLSMNRANPGNFVTTKYNLSTGFIPSLQKKEVGSVGQRIQLAPLASHHTNYEGWKRRTDGTQVLKGSSYSAVGKTTGNLMSRAPAIQPVHGRVDWTSKYGGNR; from the exons ATGATGAACCGCTACACCACTCTGAAGCAGCTGGGTGATGGCACTTACGGTAGTGTGCTAATGGGGAGAAGCAATGAATCTGGAGAACTTGTTGCGATTAAAAG AATGAAGAGGAAATTTTACTCATGGGAAGAATGTATGAACCTGAGGGAGGTGAAG TCGCTGAAGAAACTGAACCATGCAAATGTTGTGAAGTTAAAGGAAGTCATCAGAGAGAATGATCACCTATACTTCGTATTTGAATATATGAAGGAGAACCTCTATCAGCTCATGAAGGACAG AAGGAAATTATTCCCTGAATCAGTGATAAGAAACATAATCTTTCAGATATTACAAGGCCTGTCATTTATTCACAAACATG GTTTCTTCCACCGAGACATGAAGCCAGAAAATCTTTTGTGCATGGGTCCAGAACTCGTCAAAATAGCAGATTTCGGACTGGCTCGGGAGATACGCTCCAAGCCTCCCTATACTGACTATGTGTCGACAAGATG GTACCGAGCACCAGAGGTTCTGCTCCGGTCATCTACTTACAGCTCTCCTATTGACTTGTGGGCTGTGGGATGCATCATGGCAGAACTCTACACACTCAGGCCCCTTTTCCCTGGGAATAGTGAAGTGGATGAGATTTTTAAGATCTGTCAAGTCCTAGGTACTGTCAAGAAG CTGGACTGGCCAGAGGGCTACCAACTGGCTTCAGCCATGAACTTTCGCTTCCCTCAATGTGTGCCGACTCCTCTGAAAACACTCATTCCCAATGCCAGTAGAGAAGCGATTGCTCTAATGAAAGACCTACTGCAGTGGGATCCCAAAAGAAGGCCCACTGCTGTACAG GCCCTTCGCTACCCATACTTCCAGGTTGGACAGGTCCTGGGTCCTCGTCCTCACAGCCAAGAGGCGAAGAAGGTCCAGGCCCGACAGATTATACAAAAGCAGGTCTCAGATTCCAGGGTGGAGCCCAAACAATCCTTTTCTGAGTTCAAAGCCTCCAAATCTCCTCCCCAAAACATTCAGCAGCATCAACCTCTGCAGCCAATCATCCTACCTCAAGCCAGTAAACCAGGCGACAACAACCAAGAA AAAGCATCACATggcaatgaaaacaaaattggacCAGATGGCACAGGCATGGTAAAGAATGGAAGACGCCGTTGGGGCCAGACTGTAACAAAGACCTCAGACAGTTGGGATAATTCTGATCAGTCAGACACAGCTGTTTCTCACTCGAAGAAACCTAGTTTAGGAAACTCACAGGAGGAGAGGAACTTGAAGAAGCTCCAGCCACA GAGTTTGGAGCATAAGCCTATGTATTCCTACAGCACTATTACCAAACTACCCAACAATGTTATGGTTGGTCCAATGGATCCTAATCTGCCAGGATCTGCAGCACGCCAGCATTATCTCAGCCAGTCAAGATACCTACCTG gGTTGATCAGCCATAATCAGGCAACATCAGGGGAAAAAGTGTTGGCCAGTCTTAGATTGAGAGACTTGTGGGAGAACTCCTCAAATCCATTTATTTCCAATGGAGCTGGATTATCAATGAACAGAGCCAACCCAG GCAACTTTGTGACCACCAAGTACAACCTATCCACTGGTTTCATCCcttcattacaaaaaaaagaggtgGGCTCCGTGGGACAGAGGATTCAGCTCGCCCCTTTAGCCAGCCATCACACAA attaCGAGGGATGGAAAAGGAGGACAGATGGAACTCAGGTATTGAAAGGGAGCAGCTACTCAGCTGTTGGGAAGACCACTGGCAATTTAATGAGTAGAGCTCCTGCCATCCAGCCAGTCCACGGCAGGGTAGATTGGACTTCAAAGTATGGTGGAAATCGGTAG
- the mak gene encoding serine/threonine-protein kinase MAK isoform X2: MMNRYTTLKQLGDGTYGSVLMGRSNESGELVAIKRMKRKFYSWEECMNLREVKSLKKLNHANVVKLKEVIRENDHLYFVFEYMKENLYQLMKDRRKLFPESVIRNIIFQILQGLSFIHKHGFFHRDMKPENLLCMGPELVKIADFGLAREIRSKPPYTDYVSTRWYRAPEVLLRSSTYSSPIDLWAVGCIMAELYTLRPLFPGNSEVDEIFKICQVLGTVKKLDWPEGYQLASAMNFRFPQCVPTPLKTLIPNASREAIALMKDLLQWDPKRRPTAVQALRYPYFQVGQVLGPRPHSQEAKKVQARQIIQKQVSDSRVEPKQSFSEFKASKSPPQNIQQHQPLQPIILPQASKPGDNNQEKASHGNENKIGPDGTGMVKNGRRRWGQTVTKTSDSWDNSDQSDTAVSHSKKPSLGNSQEERNLKKLQPQSLEHKPMYSYSTITKLPNNVMVGPMDPNLPGSAARQHYLSQSRYLPGLISHNQATSGEKVLASLRLRDLWENSSNPFISNGAGLSMNRANPGNFVTTKYNLSTGFIPSLQKKEVGSVGQRIQLAPLASHHTINPSSSPEIRKDKTKCSKPKSISSLSESNRDYEGWKRRTDGTQVLKGSSYSAVGKTTGNLMSRAPAIQPVHGRVDWTSKYGGNR; encoded by the exons ATGATGAACCGCTACACCACTCTGAAGCAGCTGGGTGATGGCACTTACGGTAGTGTGCTAATGGGGAGAAGCAATGAATCTGGAGAACTTGTTGCGATTAAAAG AATGAAGAGGAAATTTTACTCATGGGAAGAATGTATGAACCTGAGGGAGGTGAAG TCGCTGAAGAAACTGAACCATGCAAATGTTGTGAAGTTAAAGGAAGTCATCAGAGAGAATGATCACCTATACTTCGTATTTGAATATATGAAGGAGAACCTCTATCAGCTCATGAAGGACAG AAGGAAATTATTCCCTGAATCAGTGATAAGAAACATAATCTTTCAGATATTACAAGGCCTGTCATTTATTCACAAACATG GTTTCTTCCACCGAGACATGAAGCCAGAAAATCTTTTGTGCATGGGTCCAGAACTCGTCAAAATAGCAGATTTCGGACTGGCTCGGGAGATACGCTCCAAGCCTCCCTATACTGACTATGTGTCGACAAGATG GTACCGAGCACCAGAGGTTCTGCTCCGGTCATCTACTTACAGCTCTCCTATTGACTTGTGGGCTGTGGGATGCATCATGGCAGAACTCTACACACTCAGGCCCCTTTTCCCTGGGAATAGTGAAGTGGATGAGATTTTTAAGATCTGTCAAGTCCTAGGTACTGTCAAGAAG CTGGACTGGCCAGAGGGCTACCAACTGGCTTCAGCCATGAACTTTCGCTTCCCTCAATGTGTGCCGACTCCTCTGAAAACACTCATTCCCAATGCCAGTAGAGAAGCGATTGCTCTAATGAAAGACCTACTGCAGTGGGATCCCAAAAGAAGGCCCACTGCTGTACAG GCCCTTCGCTACCCATACTTCCAGGTTGGACAGGTCCTGGGTCCTCGTCCTCACAGCCAAGAGGCGAAGAAGGTCCAGGCCCGACAGATTATACAAAAGCAGGTCTCAGATTCCAGGGTGGAGCCCAAACAATCCTTTTCTGAGTTCAAAGCCTCCAAATCTCCTCCCCAAAACATTCAGCAGCATCAACCTCTGCAGCCAATCATCCTACCTCAAGCCAGTAAACCAGGCGACAACAACCAAGAA AAAGCATCACATggcaatgaaaacaaaattggacCAGATGGCACAGGCATGGTAAAGAATGGAAGACGCCGTTGGGGCCAGACTGTAACAAAGACCTCAGACAGTTGGGATAATTCTGATCAGTCAGACACAGCTGTTTCTCACTCGAAGAAACCTAGTTTAGGAAACTCACAGGAGGAGAGGAACTTGAAGAAGCTCCAGCCACA GAGTTTGGAGCATAAGCCTATGTATTCCTACAGCACTATTACCAAACTACCCAACAATGTTATGGTTGGTCCAATGGATCCTAATCTGCCAGGATCTGCAGCACGCCAGCATTATCTCAGCCAGTCAAGATACCTACCTG gGTTGATCAGCCATAATCAGGCAACATCAGGGGAAAAAGTGTTGGCCAGTCTTAGATTGAGAGACTTGTGGGAGAACTCCTCAAATCCATTTATTTCCAATGGAGCTGGATTATCAATGAACAGAGCCAACCCAG GCAACTTTGTGACCACCAAGTACAACCTATCCACTGGTTTCATCCcttcattacaaaaaaaagaggtgGGCTCCGTGGGACAGAGGATTCAGCTCGCCCCTTTAGCCAGCCATCACACAA tcaATCCATCCTCTTCTCCAGAAAttagaaaagataaaacaaaatgCTCAAAGCCCAAGTCCATCTCATCTTTGAGTGAAAGTAATAGAG attaCGAGGGATGGAAAAGGAGGACAGATGGAACTCAGGTATTGAAAGGGAGCAGCTACTCAGCTGTTGGGAAGACCACTGGCAATTTAATGAGTAGAGCTCCTGCCATCCAGCCAGTCCACGGCAGGGTAGATTGGACTTCAAAGTATGGTGGAAATCGGTAG
- the mak gene encoding serine/threonine-protein kinase MAK isoform X1, whose product MMNRYTTLKQLGDGTYGSVLMGRSNESGELVAIKRMKRKFYSWEECMNLREVKSLKKLNHANVVKLKEVIRENDHLYFVFEYMKENLYQLMKDRENKMFSENELRNILFQVLAGLAFVHKHGFFHRDMKPENLLCMGPELVKIADFGLAREIRSKPPYTDYVSTRWYRAPEVLLRSSTYSSPIDLWAVGCIMAELYTLRPLFPGNSEVDEIFKICQVLGTVKKLDWPEGYQLASAMNFRFPQCVPTPLKTLIPNASREAIALMKDLLQWDPKRRPTAVQALRYPYFQVGQVLGPRPHSQEAKKVQARQIIQKQVSDSRVEPKQSFSEFKASKSPPQNIQQHQPLQPIILPQASKPGDNNQEKASHGNENKIGPDGTGMVKNGRRRWGQTVTKTSDSWDNSDQSDTAVSHSKKPSLGNSQEERNLKKLQPQSLEHKPMYSYSTITKLPNNVMVGPMDPNLPGSAARQHYLSQSRYLPGLISHNQATSGEKVLASLRLRDLWENSSNPFISNGAGLSMNRANPGNFVTTKYNLSTGFIPSLQKKEVGSVGQRIQLAPLASHHTINPSSSPEIRKDKTKCSKPKSISSLSESNRDYEGWKRRTDGTQVLKGSSYSAVGKTTGNLMSRAPAIQPVHGRVDWTSKYGGNR is encoded by the exons ATGATGAACCGCTACACCACTCTGAAGCAGCTGGGTGATGGCACTTACGGTAGTGTGCTAATGGGGAGAAGCAATGAATCTGGAGAACTTGTTGCGATTAAAAG AATGAAGAGGAAATTTTACTCATGGGAAGAATGTATGAACCTGAGGGAGGTGAAG TCGCTGAAGAAACTGAACCATGCAAATGTTGTGAAGTTAAAGGAAGTCATCAGAGAGAATGATCACCTATACTTCGTATTTGAATATATGAAGGAGAACCTCTATCAGCTCATGAAGGACAG agaaaataaGATGTTTTCAGAGAATGAACTTAGGAACATCTTGTTTCAAGTGTTAGCTGGCTTGGCTTTTGTACATAAGCATG GTTTCTTCCACCGAGACATGAAGCCAGAAAATCTTTTGTGCATGGGTCCAGAACTCGTCAAAATAGCAGATTTCGGACTGGCTCGGGAGATACGCTCCAAGCCTCCCTATACTGACTATGTGTCGACAAGATG GTACCGAGCACCAGAGGTTCTGCTCCGGTCATCTACTTACAGCTCTCCTATTGACTTGTGGGCTGTGGGATGCATCATGGCAGAACTCTACACACTCAGGCCCCTTTTCCCTGGGAATAGTGAAGTGGATGAGATTTTTAAGATCTGTCAAGTCCTAGGTACTGTCAAGAAG CTGGACTGGCCAGAGGGCTACCAACTGGCTTCAGCCATGAACTTTCGCTTCCCTCAATGTGTGCCGACTCCTCTGAAAACACTCATTCCCAATGCCAGTAGAGAAGCGATTGCTCTAATGAAAGACCTACTGCAGTGGGATCCCAAAAGAAGGCCCACTGCTGTACAG GCCCTTCGCTACCCATACTTCCAGGTTGGACAGGTCCTGGGTCCTCGTCCTCACAGCCAAGAGGCGAAGAAGGTCCAGGCCCGACAGATTATACAAAAGCAGGTCTCAGATTCCAGGGTGGAGCCCAAACAATCCTTTTCTGAGTTCAAAGCCTCCAAATCTCCTCCCCAAAACATTCAGCAGCATCAACCTCTGCAGCCAATCATCCTACCTCAAGCCAGTAAACCAGGCGACAACAACCAAGAA AAAGCATCACATggcaatgaaaacaaaattggacCAGATGGCACAGGCATGGTAAAGAATGGAAGACGCCGTTGGGGCCAGACTGTAACAAAGACCTCAGACAGTTGGGATAATTCTGATCAGTCAGACACAGCTGTTTCTCACTCGAAGAAACCTAGTTTAGGAAACTCACAGGAGGAGAGGAACTTGAAGAAGCTCCAGCCACA GAGTTTGGAGCATAAGCCTATGTATTCCTACAGCACTATTACCAAACTACCCAACAATGTTATGGTTGGTCCAATGGATCCTAATCTGCCAGGATCTGCAGCACGCCAGCATTATCTCAGCCAGTCAAGATACCTACCTG gGTTGATCAGCCATAATCAGGCAACATCAGGGGAAAAAGTGTTGGCCAGTCTTAGATTGAGAGACTTGTGGGAGAACTCCTCAAATCCATTTATTTCCAATGGAGCTGGATTATCAATGAACAGAGCCAACCCAG GCAACTTTGTGACCACCAAGTACAACCTATCCACTGGTTTCATCCcttcattacaaaaaaaagaggtgGGCTCCGTGGGACAGAGGATTCAGCTCGCCCCTTTAGCCAGCCATCACACAA tcaATCCATCCTCTTCTCCAGAAAttagaaaagataaaacaaaatgCTCAAAGCCCAAGTCCATCTCATCTTTGAGTGAAAGTAATAGAG attaCGAGGGATGGAAAAGGAGGACAGATGGAACTCAGGTATTGAAAGGGAGCAGCTACTCAGCTGTTGGGAAGACCACTGGCAATTTAATGAGTAGAGCTCCTGCCATCCAGCCAGTCCACGGCAGGGTAGATTGGACTTCAAAGTATGGTGGAAATCGGTAG
- the mak gene encoding serine/threonine-protein kinase MAK isoform X3, whose product MMNRYTTLKQLGDGTYGSVLMGRSNESGELVAIKRMKRKFYSWEECMNLREVKSLKKLNHANVVKLKEVIRENDHLYFVFEYMKENLYQLMKDRENKMFSENELRNILFQVLAGLAFVHKHGFFHRDMKPENLLCMGPELVKIADFGLAREIRSKPPYTDYVSTRWYRAPEVLLRSSTYSSPIDLWAVGCIMAELYTLRPLFPGNSEVDEIFKICQVLGTVKKLDWPEGYQLASAMNFRFPQCVPTPLKTLIPNASREAIALMKDLLQWDPKRRPTAVQALRYPYFQVGQVLGPRPHSQEAKKVQARQIIQKQVSDSRVEPKQSFSEFKASKSPPQNIQQHQPLQPIILPQASKPGDNNQEKASHGNENKIGPDGTGMVKNGRRRWGQTVTKTSDSWDNSDQSDTAVSHSKKPSLGNSQEERNLKKLQPQSLEHKPMYSYSTITKLPNNVMVGPMDPNLPGSAARQHYLSQSRYLPGLISHNQATSGEKVLASLRLRDLWENSSNPFISNGAGLSMNRANPGNFVTTKYNLSTGFIPSLQKKEVGSVGQRIQLAPLASHHTNYEGWKRRTDGTQVLKGSSYSAVGKTTGNLMSRAPAIQPVHGRVDWTSKYGGNR is encoded by the exons ATGATGAACCGCTACACCACTCTGAAGCAGCTGGGTGATGGCACTTACGGTAGTGTGCTAATGGGGAGAAGCAATGAATCTGGAGAACTTGTTGCGATTAAAAG AATGAAGAGGAAATTTTACTCATGGGAAGAATGTATGAACCTGAGGGAGGTGAAG TCGCTGAAGAAACTGAACCATGCAAATGTTGTGAAGTTAAAGGAAGTCATCAGAGAGAATGATCACCTATACTTCGTATTTGAATATATGAAGGAGAACCTCTATCAGCTCATGAAGGACAG agaaaataaGATGTTTTCAGAGAATGAACTTAGGAACATCTTGTTTCAAGTGTTAGCTGGCTTGGCTTTTGTACATAAGCATG GTTTCTTCCACCGAGACATGAAGCCAGAAAATCTTTTGTGCATGGGTCCAGAACTCGTCAAAATAGCAGATTTCGGACTGGCTCGGGAGATACGCTCCAAGCCTCCCTATACTGACTATGTGTCGACAAGATG GTACCGAGCACCAGAGGTTCTGCTCCGGTCATCTACTTACAGCTCTCCTATTGACTTGTGGGCTGTGGGATGCATCATGGCAGAACTCTACACACTCAGGCCCCTTTTCCCTGGGAATAGTGAAGTGGATGAGATTTTTAAGATCTGTCAAGTCCTAGGTACTGTCAAGAAG CTGGACTGGCCAGAGGGCTACCAACTGGCTTCAGCCATGAACTTTCGCTTCCCTCAATGTGTGCCGACTCCTCTGAAAACACTCATTCCCAATGCCAGTAGAGAAGCGATTGCTCTAATGAAAGACCTACTGCAGTGGGATCCCAAAAGAAGGCCCACTGCTGTACAG GCCCTTCGCTACCCATACTTCCAGGTTGGACAGGTCCTGGGTCCTCGTCCTCACAGCCAAGAGGCGAAGAAGGTCCAGGCCCGACAGATTATACAAAAGCAGGTCTCAGATTCCAGGGTGGAGCCCAAACAATCCTTTTCTGAGTTCAAAGCCTCCAAATCTCCTCCCCAAAACATTCAGCAGCATCAACCTCTGCAGCCAATCATCCTACCTCAAGCCAGTAAACCAGGCGACAACAACCAAGAA AAAGCATCACATggcaatgaaaacaaaattggacCAGATGGCACAGGCATGGTAAAGAATGGAAGACGCCGTTGGGGCCAGACTGTAACAAAGACCTCAGACAGTTGGGATAATTCTGATCAGTCAGACACAGCTGTTTCTCACTCGAAGAAACCTAGTTTAGGAAACTCACAGGAGGAGAGGAACTTGAAGAAGCTCCAGCCACA GAGTTTGGAGCATAAGCCTATGTATTCCTACAGCACTATTACCAAACTACCCAACAATGTTATGGTTGGTCCAATGGATCCTAATCTGCCAGGATCTGCAGCACGCCAGCATTATCTCAGCCAGTCAAGATACCTACCTG gGTTGATCAGCCATAATCAGGCAACATCAGGGGAAAAAGTGTTGGCCAGTCTTAGATTGAGAGACTTGTGGGAGAACTCCTCAAATCCATTTATTTCCAATGGAGCTGGATTATCAATGAACAGAGCCAACCCAG GCAACTTTGTGACCACCAAGTACAACCTATCCACTGGTTTCATCCcttcattacaaaaaaaagaggtgGGCTCCGTGGGACAGAGGATTCAGCTCGCCCCTTTAGCCAGCCATCACACAA attaCGAGGGATGGAAAAGGAGGACAGATGGAACTCAGGTATTGAAAGGGAGCAGCTACTCAGCTGTTGGGAAGACCACTGGCAATTTAATGAGTAGAGCTCCTGCCATCCAGCCAGTCCACGGCAGGGTAGATTGGACTTCAAAGTATGGTGGAAATCGGTAG
- the plcxd2 gene encoding PI-PLC X domain-containing protein 2, with protein MKTRPAGIGNVNADWMGSLPPRLSVMPLKHLAIPGSHDSFTYWVDVHAPVGPDQKVYVKYLATMFSVLAKKVMVKWSMTQNLTFKEQLDAGIRYFDLRVSSKPGEPGLETFFIHGLFGHKVRDGLREINSFLCEHQKEVIFLDFNHYYKMSSEHHKYLIKMLQEIFGNKLCKNCEVEAITLDYLWKHKYQVIVFYHHPSAEGAPAMWPGSKIPAPWANTTEPGKLIQFLETTLKQRSKKGSFHVSQAILTPGVNTVARGLVWGLRNYLVERNLPAIISWVRVQKPGLDGINIITSDFVELTDFANIVIRLNNLLLSEHECKDR; from the exons ATGAAGACTCGACCTGCTGGGATCGGGAATGTCAATGCTGACTGGATGGGCTCCCTGCCCCCTAGACTCAGTGTCATGCCCCTTAAACATCTTGCAATTCCAG ggtCTCATGACTCGTTCACCTATTGGGTAGATGTACATGCTCCTGTAGGTCCTGATCAAAAGGTCTATGTCAAGTACTTGGCCACCATGTTTAGCGTTTTAGCCAAGAAAGTCATGGTGAAATGGTCCATGACCCAG AATCTGACTTTTAAGGAGCAACTGGATGCAGGTATTCGCTACTTTGATCTCAGGGTTTCATCTAAACCAGGCGAGCCTGGGCTTGAGACCTTCTTTATCCATGGTCTGTTTGGGCACAAG GTGAGAGATGGGCTCAGAGAAATTAACTCCTTCCTGTGTGAGCACCAGAAAGAG GTGATCTTCTTGGACTTCAATCACTACTACAAGATGAGCTCAGAGCACCACAAATACCTCATTAAGATGCTTCAAGAAATTTTTGGCAACAAGCTCTGTAAAAACTGTGAAGTAGAGGCCATCACGCTGGACTACCTCTGGAAACACAAATACCAG GTGATAGTTTTTTACCACCATCCATCAGCTGAAGGTGCCCCTGCCATGTGGCCTGGCAGCAAGATCCCCGCACCATGGGCAAACACCACTGAACCCGGCAAGCTCATCCAG TTCCTGGAAACCACCCTAAAGCAAAGGTCCAAGAAGGGATCATTCCACGTGTCCCAAGCCATCCTCACACCTGGAGTGAACACTGTGGCAAGGGGACTGGTGTGGGGACTACGGAATTATTTGGTGGAAAG AAATCTCCCAGCTATCATCTCCTGGGTAAGGGTCCAGAAACCTGGCTTGGATGGCATCAACATTATAACTTCTGACTTTGTGGAACTCACTGACTTTGCCAACATTGTCATCAGACTCAACAACTTATTGTTGTCTGAACACGAATGCAAAGACAGATGA
- the tmem14ca gene encoding transmembrane protein 14C has translation MSVDWVGYGYAALVASGGVIGYVKAGSVPSLAAGLVFGGLAGVGAYQISNEPSNIWLSLATSGALTGVMGKRFYGSRKFMPAGLIAGASLLMVGKLSMMLLNKPQQS, from the exons ATGTCTGTAGACTGGGTGGGATATGGATATGCAGCCCTGGTGGCGTCGGGGGGAGTTATCGGCTATGTGAAAGCAG GCAGTGTTCCCTCCCTGGCTGCTGGCCTTGTTTTTGGAGGACTCGCTGGTGTTGGTGCCTATCAGATCTCCAATGAACCCAGTAATATTTGGTTGTCTCTCG CCACATCAGGTGCACTGACGGGTGTCATGGGAAAAAGGTTCTACGGCTCCAGGAAGTTCATGCCTGCTGGCCTAATTGCGGGTGCAAG tCTTTTGATGGTAGGCAAACTCAGTATGATGCTGCTCAACAAACCACAACAGTCCTAA